In Flavobacterium enshiense, the genomic stretch AGCAGAGGTGTAAAACAGGCAGGATTCCTTGTTTTACGAAAAATATACATGCCCCGCGTACTGATAGAAATGGGGTTTGTTTCCAATAAAGAAGAGGGAGCATTTTTAAGTTCCGATGAAGGTCAGGAACAAATTGCCCAAGCCATTGCAAAAGCGATTTTGGATTATAGAAAAGAATATTTTGCTGCGGGTACGGAAGAATTTGTTCCGGTTGAGAGACCAAATGTTCCGGAAAAGGATATTCAGAAAATGGATTTACCTAAACAAAAAATAGATACGCCTAAAGTTAAGGAAGTAAAACCGACAACTGTAAATGGTACTGTTTTTAAGATTCAGATTTCGGCCAGTACAAAAAAAATGGAATTGGTGCCAAGTAATTTTAAAGGATTGAATACCATTTCGATGGAAGATGACGGTACAATCGTCAAATACTTCTATGGGAATACAAATGATTACAACGAATCAAAAAAATTATTGGAGGAAGCCAAGGCAAAAGGATACGGTTCGGCTTTTATCGTAGCATATAAGAATGGCCAGAAAGTTACATTAAATGAAGCTTTGCGTTAATATAAAACCATTCTAAACTATTTTGTTTTAATTTTGTTAAAAAAATAATTGATTTTGAAAATTTCTAGAGAAGTAAAAACCGCAATTTTAGTCATTGGTTCCATATTGTTATTCTTTTGGGGATACAGTTTTTTAAAAGGGAAGAACTTATTTGACACATCCAGAAAATTTTACGTTGTATATGATAATGTTGAAGGATTAGTTCCTGCGGCCGCTGTTACTATCAATGGTCTTACGGTTGGAAAAGTGAGTGCAATAACAATTCAGGATAAAACTGGGAAATTGTTGGTGGAAATCCAAATGGACAATGATCTTCCAATTTCGAAATCAAGCACAGCAAGTATTTATGAGCCTGGGTTTATCGGTGGTAAACAAATAGCCATCAATCCTAATTTTCAGGACACTAATTATGCAAAATCAGGGGACTATCTGAAACCTGAAGTAATATTAGGTTTGACCGCTTCTTTAGAGAAAAATTTGGCTCCGATTCAGGAAAAATTGAATAATGTTCTTGAAAACGCTGATAAATTGATGATTAACATTAATGAAATTCTCGATGCAAGAACAAAAACAAATCTTAAACAAACGGTTGCCCAATTAAATGAAACGATGGCTAATTTCAACTCCGTTTCAGGAAACCTGGATAAAATGTTAGCTGATAACAAGGATAAACTTGGAACTGCGGTAACCAATTTAGATAAGACAACGAGCAATTTTGCTAAAATTTCAGAAGACCTGGAAAAAGCTAAATTGGGTGAAACAGTTGAAAATCTTGAAAAAACATTGGCTAATGTCAATAAAATGGTTGCCGATATGGAATCCGGTAAAGGAACAATGGGTAAACTCATGAAAGACGAAGCCATGTACAACAACCTGACAAAAGCTTCTAAAGAGTTGGAATTATTGTTACAGGATGTACGTCTGCACCCAACACGTTACGTAAATGTTTCGATGTTCGGTAAGAAAGAGAAACCATATGTGGCGCCAAAAGAAGAACAACCTAAAAAATAGAACTATATAAACTAAGCCTATGAGTTATTTAGACAATATATTGTTTGCAGTACTTCTTGTTTTAGGAGGTGGATATTTTGCAGGGAATGTAAAGAAGCTTATCCGTAATATTAAGTTAGGTCAAGATGTAAACCGCACTGATAATCCTTCAGAGCGTTGGAAAAATATGGCAATGATTGCTTTAGGGCAGTCGAAAATGGTTAGAAGACCTGTTGCTGGATTTCTTCACATTTTAGTCTACTTAGGATTTATCATTATCAATATTGAAGTTCTTGAAATCGTTATCGATGGTCTTTTCGGTACGCACCGCGTATTTTCATTTATGGGTGGGTTTTACAGCTTTTTAATAGCTTCATTCGAAGTACTGGCACTACTCGTAATTGTTGCCGTTGTTACTTTTTGGATGAGGCGTAATGTTGTGAGACTGAAGCGTTTTGTTCACGGCGATTTAAATGGATGGCCAAGAAATGATGCCAATTATATTTTATATTTTGAAACTGTATTGATGTGTTTGTTCCTGTTCATGAACGCTGCTGATCTGCATTTACAGACATTAGGCGCTCCAGGTTATGAAAGCATTGGATCTTCAGCATTTCCAATTTCTCAAAATATAGCTCCGATGTTTAACGGAATGTCTGAAAGTTTGGTTCACTTACTTGAAAAAGGGACATGGTGGCTTCATATTGCGGGAATTTTAGTTTTCTTGAACTATTTATATTTCTCGAAGCATTTACACATCTTACTGGCGTTTCCGAATACTTATTTCGCCAATTTAAAACCTCAGGGACAATTTGATAATCTTGAATCGGTAACTAACGAAGTAAAACTGATGATGGATCCGAATGCAGACCCGTTTGCAGCACCAGCTCCGGATGCTGATGCAGTGCATACTAAATTTGGAGCCAGCGATGTTCAGGATTTGAACTGGGTTCAGTTGTTAAATGCTTACACTTGTACGGAATGTGGTAGATGTACTTCTTCTTGTCCTGCTAATCAGACGGGGAAGAAATTATCTCCTCGTAAGATTATGATGGATACCCGTGACCGTTTAGAAGAAGTCGGCAGAAATATCGACAGTAATAAAGGTGTTTTTGTTCCGGACGGAAAATCATTACTGAACGATTATATTACTCCGGAAGAACTATGGGCTTGTACATCTTGTAATGCTTGTGTTGAAGAATGTCCGGTTAATATCAGTCCACTTTCCATTATTATGGACATGAGACGTTATCTTGTAATGGAACAGAGTGCTGCTCCGACAGAATTGAACGCTATGATGACCAATATAGAAAATAACGGTGCTCCATGGCAATACAACCAGATGGATCGTTTAAATTGGAAAGACGAACAATAGTTTAAACAGAATTAAGGAAAGAAATATAAAACTTTGCGATATTGCATCTTTGCAGCGTTGCAATTAATATAAAAGATATGTCAGCAAATTTAGTAGTACCTACAATGGCCGAAATGATGGCACAGGGTAAACAACCGGATGTGTTATTTTGGGTTGGCTGTTCGGGTAGTTTTGATGATAGAGCAAAAAAAATCACGAAAGCATTTGTGAAACTCTTAAACCAGGCGAATGTGTCGTTTGCGGTTTTGGGGACCGAAGAAAGTTGTACAGGAGATCCTGCAAAACGCGCCGGAAACGAGTTTTTGTTTCAGATGCAGGCGATGACCAATATCGAGGTGATGAATGCTTACGAGATAAAAAAAATCGTTACGGCTTGTCCGCATTGCTTTAATACCATTAAAAATGAATACCCGGAATTGGGAGGGAAATATGAAGTGGTTCACCATACTGAGTTTTTAAAATCGTTATTAGACGAAGGTCGTCTGACGATTGAAGGCGGTAAGTTTAAAGGAAAAAGAATCACATTCCACGATCCTTGTTATTTGGGGCGTGCCAATAATGTTTATGAAGCGCCACGTGATTTAATTCAGAAATTGGATGCCGAATTGGTAGAAATGAAACGCTCGAAGAAAAACGGTTTATGTTGCGGGGCAGGAGGTGCTCAAATGTTCAAAGAGCCTGAAAAAGGGGATAAGGATATAAATGTAGAGCGTACAGAAGATGCATTGGAAACCCAACCAGATATTATTGCCGCAGGTTGTCCGTTCTGTAATACGATGTTAACCGACGGAATCAAGTTTAAAGAAAAAGAAGGCTCAATTAAAGTAATGGACGTTGCCGAATTAATTGCTAACGCTCAAGATTTGTAAGATTTACCTTTTTTAAAATGATAGAAAGTCACAAAGCATTTTGTGGCTTTTTTTTATTTATTTTTTTGTCGATATATTTTTGTTTTTTGTCGATTCAAAAGTTTTTTATCAGGTTTTATGACATTTAATCGGATTAATTTATCAGTTATGATTTCAAAAACTAACTTAGTTATATAATCGAAAGGGTTAAAAGTTGTCGTCAACTTTACCAAGCAATTTTATGTTTTTTGTCTCATCAACATCAATTGTCGGAATCAAAACTGTGGAATTCGTATGATGGAAGGGCATTGAAATGGATTGTTGTTGGTCTCTGAGATTAATAAATTCAAAATAAGAGATTTTTAAAAAGAGGTTAGTTATATTTTTTAAAAAAGGGGTTAGTTATTATTGTGGCGAAAAACCATTGCATCTCATACTGCAATGGTTTTTTTATTAAAATTAATTTAAGTTTTCTGCATTCTAATTCTAAAAGGTTATTTTTGTAGTTTACTTTAAAATTATGTATGTAGATTTCAATACACTTCCCGAAGAATCAAAAATTTGGATTTATCAGTCGAACAGAAAATTTTCTGAAGAAGAATTGGCTGAAATAGAATCTTCCTTAAAAATTTTCATTGAAGAATGGACAGCTCACGGTTCCGGACTTCATGCTTCTTTCATAACGAAATACGGCCGTTTCATTGTCTTGGCTATTGATCAGTCAATTCAGGCGGCAACAGGATGCTCCATTGATGCTTCTGTCAGTTTTATTCAAAGTCTAGAAAAGAAATATGATGTCGATTTATTGGACAAAATGAATGTTACTTTCAAGTTAGGAGATCACATCGCTTACAAGCCGTTAATCGATTTCAAAAAAATGGCCAAGGAAAAGGCGGTTTCCGAAAACACCATCGTTTTCAATAATTTAGTGAACACCATCGGAGAATGGCAGGATTATTGGGAAGTTCCTGCGAAAGAAAGTTGGCACAACCGATTTTTTTAAAAAGATTTCCAACGATTTATAATTTCCAAGTGTTTTTTAAATGAGATATTTCCTTTTTATAATAGTTTTTATAAGCCAGTTTGCCTTTTCCCAGGACGAAATTTATTTTAACGGACATACGTTGGCCAAGGAAAAAGTTTGGGTAGACAGCATCTACAATAATCTTACTTTTGAAGAAAAAGTAGGACAGCTTTTCATGGTCGCTGCTTACTCCAATAAAGACGGCGAGCATGTTAAGTCGATCGAAAAACTTATAGAAGATTATAAAATCGGAGGTCTTATTTTTTTTCAGGGCGGACCAATCCGTCAGGCAAAATTGACGAACAAATATCAGTCAAAATCCAAAATACCACTTTTTGTAGGTATTGATGCGGAATGGGGATTAAGCATGCGCTTGGATTCAACCTACCGTTATCCTTGGAATATGACTTTAGGTGCGGTTCAGGATATGAAACTCATTGAAAAAATGGGTAAGCAAATGGCCAAACAAACGAAACGACTTGGCCTTCAATTCAATTTTGCTCCGGTTTTGGATATCAATACCAATCCGAGCAATCCAATCATCGGGAATCGTTCTTTCGGAGAAAACAAAGAAAATGTTACCAATAGGGCATTGGCTTTGATGAAAGGGATTCAGAGTGAAGGTGTTTATGCAACTGGAAAACATTTTCCAGGACATGGAGATACTGCAACCGATTCGCATCACACGTTGCCTTCTGTTAATTTTTCTAGAGAACGCCTGAATGAGGTGGAATTTTATCCATACAAAAAGCTTTTTAAAGAAGGATTGTCGAGTGTAATGGTTGCTCACTTGAATGTACCAAGCCTAGAATCAAGAGATGGGTATCCAACTTCTATTTCCCATAATGTAGTTACTGATTTATTACAGAAGGAGTTGGGTTTTAACGGCTTGATCTTTACGGATGCCCTTAACATGAAAGGTGCAAGTAACTTCAAACAGCCGGGAGATATCGATCTTGAAGCTTTTTTAGCGGGAAATGATATTCTGCTTTTTGCTGAAAATGTTCCGGTTGCTGTGGAAAAATTTTGTCATGCATATTATTGCGATTCATTAATCACTGATGAGCGCTTGGAACAGTCGGTTAAAAAGATTTTGAAATATAAATTCAGAGCTGGATTAGGGAATTACAAGCCAATCGATTTAAATAATTTATATGAAGATTTGAATGCTCCTGAATACGAGGATTTGAATTATGAGCTTTATGAAAATGCCGTAACGGTTTTAAAAAAGGAAGAAAATCATTTTCCTATCAAAAAAGTTGAAAATGAAAAAATAGCTTATGTTAAGCTTGGGGATGACAAGAATCAGGCATTTTTGAATTCGTTAAAAACGTATGCGCCCGTTACCGAAGTCTATCTGGACAGTATTCATCTGCTTTTAAAGGAATTAAAGGGATATTCAAAAGTAATCGTTGGTTTCCATAAAGCTGACGGCGCCTGGAAAAAGCATAGTTTCGAGACTAATGAACTGGCTATCCTAGATTCCATATCAAGACATAATAATGTTACTTTAGCTGTTTTTGCTAAACCTTATACATTGCTGCCTATTTACTATTTCGGAAATATAAAAAACGTGGTTTTAGCGTATCAAAATAATGATATAGCTCAAACGGTTGCCGGAGAAATCATTTTTGGAGCTGCTGAAGCAAAAGGTAAAATCCCGGTTTCTATCAACGATTTCTTTAAGGTAGGTGATGGACTGAAGACAACTAAAAACAGTAATATACTGTCATTTTCCACTCCACAGCGTGTTGGGATGAATCCTAAAATACTTTCCAAAATTGATATTTTGGCTAAAAAAGCCATTGATGGAAAAATGACGCCTGGAATGCAAATTTTAGTGGCCAGAAGGGGAAAAGTGATATATCAGAAATCGTTCGGTTATCAGGATTATACAAAGAATGTCAAAGTAACGAATCAGGATGTTTATGATGTAGCATCATTAACAAAAATTCTTTCCACGTTACCAAATCTGATGCAGCTTTATGATAGGCATAAGATTACGATGGAAACGAAATTAGGCGATATGCTTCCGATATTCGAAAAAACAGATAAAAAAAATATTCATTTGAAGGAATTATTGGCACATCAGGCTGGGTTACAGGCCTGGATTCCTTTTTATCAGTCAACACTTGATAGTACAAAACATCCGTCTAAGCAATATTACAGAAAAACATATTCAGCCGAATTTCCATTGCAGGTTTCTGAAAATTTGTTTTTGAGAAGAACTTATAATGATACTATCATGAAACGTATCGCAGAAAGTAAATTATTGCCTAAAAAAGAATACAAATACAGCGATTTTACGTTTATCATCCTGAAGGAATATCTTGAAAAAACGACCCATCAGTCATTGGATTATTTAAGTCAGAATAATTTTTATAATTCTATGGGAATGAGTACGATGACCTATAATCCTCTAAGGAAGATGGATATAAGTTTGATTCCGCCGACAGAAATGGATAACTACTTCAGATACACAAAAGTGCAAGGTTATGTTCATGATATGGCAGCAGCTATGCAAGGAGGAGTGGCAGGGCACGCAGGGTTGTTCTCTAATTCAATGGATGTGGCTAAAATGATGCAAATGTATTTGCAAAGAGGACGTTATGGGGATAAGGAATATTTTTCGGATAAAACTTTTGACGTTTTCAATACCTGTGTTTATTGTAGCACCGGAAATCGTCGCGGACTTGGGTTTGATAAACCACAATTGAGCGGGGCAGGACCTACTTGCGGATGTACTTCTATGACAAGTTTTGGACATACCGGATTTACCGGGACAATTGCATGGGCGGATCCTCAAGAAGATTTAGTTTATATTTTCTTATCTAACAGAACATTTCCAAGTGCTGCCGAAAATAAATTGTCAAAAGGAAATATCAGGGAAGACATTCAGAAAGTTATTTATGAATCGATTTTGAAATAATTTTTTTAACTTAGTTAAAAATCAATTTCATGCAATCTACAGCAAAAACGCCTCAGGAATATATCGATTTGCTGTCGGACGACCGAAAAACGGCAATTGAAAAACTTCGCTCTGTAATTTTAAAAAATTTACCTGAAGGTTTTCAGGAAACGATTAGTTATGGTATGATCGGCTATGTTGTACCACATTCAATCTATCCAAACGGGTATCATTGTGATCCCAAAACACCACTTCCTTTTTTAAGTGTTGCTTCGCAAAAGAATTTTATTGCGGTTTACCATATGGGAATATATCTTGATGAGAAATTGTTAAATTGGTTTACTTCGGAATATCCAAATCACGTTAAAACAAGGTTGGATATGGGAAAATCATGTATCCGATTTAAAAAGTTAGATCAGATACCATATGAATTATTGGCCGAATTGTTCAAGAAAGTAACTGTTGCCGATTGGATTTCACAATATGAGTCTGTTTTAAACGGGCAATCAAGACAAAGTTAATATTATCTAAAAGTAAGGGAATGCCTTCCTTTTTTAGTTTAATTTAGTAACCACTTAAAACAAAAAAATGAAGATTGCAATCGTATGTTACCC encodes the following:
- a CDS encoding MlaD family protein codes for the protein MKISREVKTAILVIGSILLFFWGYSFLKGKNLFDTSRKFYVVYDNVEGLVPAAAVTINGLTVGKVSAITIQDKTGKLLVEIQMDNDLPISKSSTASIYEPGFIGGKQIAINPNFQDTNYAKSGDYLKPEVILGLTASLEKNLAPIQEKLNNVLENADKLMININEILDARTKTNLKQTVAQLNETMANFNSVSGNLDKMLADNKDKLGTAVTNLDKTTSNFAKISEDLEKAKLGETVENLEKTLANVNKMVADMESGKGTMGKLMKDEAMYNNLTKASKELELLLQDVRLHPTRYVNVSMFGKKEKPYVAPKEEQPKK
- a CDS encoding (Fe-S)-binding protein, which codes for MSYLDNILFAVLLVLGGGYFAGNVKKLIRNIKLGQDVNRTDNPSERWKNMAMIALGQSKMVRRPVAGFLHILVYLGFIIINIEVLEIVIDGLFGTHRVFSFMGGFYSFLIASFEVLALLVIVAVVTFWMRRNVVRLKRFVHGDLNGWPRNDANYILYFETVLMCLFLFMNAADLHLQTLGAPGYESIGSSAFPISQNIAPMFNGMSESLVHLLEKGTWWLHIAGILVFLNYLYFSKHLHILLAFPNTYFANLKPQGQFDNLESVTNEVKLMMDPNADPFAAPAPDADAVHTKFGASDVQDLNWVQLLNAYTCTECGRCTSSCPANQTGKKLSPRKIMMDTRDRLEEVGRNIDSNKGVFVPDGKSLLNDYITPEELWACTSCNACVEECPVNISPLSIIMDMRRYLVMEQSAAPTELNAMMTNIENNGAPWQYNQMDRLNWKDEQ
- a CDS encoding (Fe-S)-binding protein, encoding MSANLVVPTMAEMMAQGKQPDVLFWVGCSGSFDDRAKKITKAFVKLLNQANVSFAVLGTEESCTGDPAKRAGNEFLFQMQAMTNIEVMNAYEIKKIVTACPHCFNTIKNEYPELGGKYEVVHHTEFLKSLLDEGRLTIEGGKFKGKRITFHDPCYLGRANNVYEAPRDLIQKLDAELVEMKRSKKNGLCCGAGGAQMFKEPEKGDKDINVERTEDALETQPDIIAAGCPFCNTMLTDGIKFKEKEGSIKVMDVAELIANAQDL
- a CDS encoding ABC transporter ATPase translates to MYVDFNTLPEESKIWIYQSNRKFSEEELAEIESSLKIFIEEWTAHGSGLHASFITKYGRFIVLAIDQSIQAATGCSIDASVSFIQSLEKKYDVDLLDKMNVTFKLGDHIAYKPLIDFKKMAKEKAVSENTIVFNNLVNTIGEWQDYWEVPAKESWHNRFF
- a CDS encoding glycoside hydrolase family 3 N-terminal domain-containing protein; amino-acid sequence: MRYFLFIIVFISQFAFSQDEIYFNGHTLAKEKVWVDSIYNNLTFEEKVGQLFMVAAYSNKDGEHVKSIEKLIEDYKIGGLIFFQGGPIRQAKLTNKYQSKSKIPLFVGIDAEWGLSMRLDSTYRYPWNMTLGAVQDMKLIEKMGKQMAKQTKRLGLQFNFAPVLDINTNPSNPIIGNRSFGENKENVTNRALALMKGIQSEGVYATGKHFPGHGDTATDSHHTLPSVNFSRERLNEVEFYPYKKLFKEGLSSVMVAHLNVPSLESRDGYPTSISHNVVTDLLQKELGFNGLIFTDALNMKGASNFKQPGDIDLEAFLAGNDILLFAENVPVAVEKFCHAYYCDSLITDERLEQSVKKILKYKFRAGLGNYKPIDLNNLYEDLNAPEYEDLNYELYENAVTVLKKEENHFPIKKVENEKIAYVKLGDDKNQAFLNSLKTYAPVTEVYLDSIHLLLKELKGYSKVIVGFHKADGAWKKHSFETNELAILDSISRHNNVTLAVFAKPYTLLPIYYFGNIKNVVLAYQNNDIAQTVAGEIIFGAAEAKGKIPVSINDFFKVGDGLKTTKNSNILSFSTPQRVGMNPKILSKIDILAKKAIDGKMTPGMQILVARRGKVIYQKSFGYQDYTKNVKVTNQDVYDVASLTKILSTLPNLMQLYDRHKITMETKLGDMLPIFEKTDKKNIHLKELLAHQAGLQAWIPFYQSTLDSTKHPSKQYYRKTYSAEFPLQVSENLFLRRTYNDTIMKRIAESKLLPKKEYKYSDFTFIILKEYLEKTTHQSLDYLSQNNFYNSMGMSTMTYNPLRKMDISLIPPTEMDNYFRYTKVQGYVHDMAAAMQGGVAGHAGLFSNSMDVAKMMQMYLQRGRYGDKEYFSDKTFDVFNTCVYCSTGNRRGLGFDKPQLSGAGPTCGCTSMTSFGHTGFTGTIAWADPQEDLVYIFLSNRTFPSAAENKLSKGNIREDIQKVIYESILK
- a CDS encoding DUF1801 domain-containing protein; the encoded protein is MQSTAKTPQEYIDLLSDDRKTAIEKLRSVILKNLPEGFQETISYGMIGYVVPHSIYPNGYHCDPKTPLPFLSVASQKNFIAVYHMGIYLDEKLLNWFTSEYPNHVKTRLDMGKSCIRFKKLDQIPYELLAELFKKVTVADWISQYESVLNGQSRQS